A single Ammospiza caudacuta isolate bAmmCau1 chromosome 14, bAmmCau1.pri, whole genome shotgun sequence DNA region contains:
- the LOC131563994 gene encoding putative glutamine amidotransferase-like class 1 domain-containing protein 3B, mitochondrial: MAKRVAVLLAGCGVFDGSEIHEASAVLVHLSREGAQAEVYAPNIPQMHVVDHVKGQPTAEQRNVLVESARIARGNIKDLATLDVKGLDALIIPGGFGVAKNLSTWAMQGKNCSVSKEVEAVLRAFHAAHKPIGLCCISPVLAAKIFPGCEVTVGHDTECEQWPYAKTAEAMKELGCTHVNSQVTEAHVDARNRLVSTSAFMCNAPIHQVHDGIGSMVREVLRLA; encoded by the exons ATGGCCAAGCGGGTGGCCGTGCTGCTGGCGGGCTGCGGCGTGTTCGACGGCAGCGAGATCCACGAGGCGTCCGCGGTGCTGGTGCATCTCAGCCGGGAGGGGGCTCAG GCTGAGGTTTATGCTCCCAACATCCCCCAGATGCACGTGGTGGACCATGTGAAGGGGCAGCCCACGGCGGAACAGCGCAATGTCCTGGTGGAAAGTGCCAGGATAGCCAGAGGCAACATCAAGGACCTGGCCACGCTGGATGTCAAGGGGCTGGACGCCCTCATCATCCCAG GTGGCTTTGGGGTGGCAAAAAACCTGAGCACTTGGGCCATGCAGGGCAAGAACTGCAGCGTCTCCAAAGAGGtggaggctgtgctgagggcGTTCCACGCTGCCCACAAACCCATCGGGCTGTGCTGCATCTCCCCCGTGCTGGCAGCCAAAATCTTCCCGGGCTGTGAGGTCACCGTGGGCCACGACACCGAGTGTGAGCA GTGGCCTTATGCCAAGACTGCCGAGGCCAtgaaggagctgggctgcacaCACGTCAACAGCCAGGTCACCGAGGCGCACGTGGACGCCAGGAACCGCCTGGTGAGCACCAGCGCCTTCATGTGCAACGCGCCCATCCACCAGGTGCACGACGGCATCGGCAGCATGGTCAGGGAGGTGCTGCGGCTGGCCTGA
- the LOC131564094 gene encoding uncharacterized protein LOC131564094, which yields MGDSGAESLHSCIGLLGISAGSLLLAVHFYSSARAAPLIPSTALGVLLLLVSTLLAYAGIRRSLRSASLLVALCLTLSALWSGYGVILILAGQGALPGPGDARDALVPGLATFTLALLLLAVVGFLCGEPLLGLVAAAMSLASAHEVALHCSSSLGPSAVACAHLSVCLLGGYFALGRILRLLTKGSLALPGTELTEKKAQEQGRGSTGSTNPFTAPGLLLNMLSASVFCCRLLGVTHRLFLGHVPWLWAAGTFQIGICVLSYRAMDALMATAFGFTSILKFAAGYCLLYPAWQPEEPSLPTPFLVVFSILFAVLALFLSLQSPLDGLYLLFFVAYCIALACSPRGFFAGGPQGVAVAIFVSSALVALIHLYNVRARAKIPTGKGAVKALLARSSLLKLREGPDLHAPYLGYSKYADAEVLTYACSVLASFALTASGDPQAPLATVVIPWLVVAGGILKLLGGSVAFARGKTLESSAFILYSVMWIIWGLTRYSGLCGTARSFHAAVGIISFMLFNSFIVFCSLFLNMAWFFYSLTFMLIAVSFLLDAIHALPTGYDIAATLIFGLVSFYCFLAALASSTFEGCCLPMGRPIVQLSGVGSGTNKCLHLPARKASSVKRIADILRNGGTCGIPTDTVYVLVAACSRPDAVEKAHRSKRQAQDRPMSLWISSLKQLEPARHLFTPLLWDFMEAAWPSPISLVIPRGEWVDFLGMKDSAKYVGTPQSVAIRIPDCSVTTHLIDLVGPIVVTSANPTGEADTTHHNQVYAKLGDKVDAVLCAGPSPENIASTVVDCTKIDSGNIGFFRVGIIPKSQVLQILEQVQKKHLVVPSSGPCPTKGWEELQSRGHAVPNGVGRAALVEPDPDPDPEHHTRF from the exons ATGGGCGACAGCGGGGCTGAGTCACTGCATTCCTGCATCGGGCTCCTGGGCATTTCCGCAG GCTCTCTCCTGCTGGCCGTGCATTTCTACAGCTCCGCACGAGCGGCGCCGCTGATCCCCAGCACGGCTCTGGgggtcctgctgctccttgtgtCGACTCTCCTGGCCTATGCAG GGATCCGGAGGAGCCTCAGGAGCGCCTCGCTGCTGGTGGCGCTGTGCCTGACCCTGTCAGCCCTCTGGAGTGGCTATGGGGTGATCCTcatcctggcagggcagggagcgctGCCCGGCCCGGGCGATGCCCGCGATGCCCTGGTGCCAGGCCTGGCCACTTTcaccctggccctgctcctgctggccgtGGTGGGCTTCCTCTGCGGGGAGCCCCTGCTGGGCCTGGTGGCCGCCGCCATGTCCCTGGCCAGCGCCCATGAGGTGgccctgcactgcagctcctcgCTCGGGCCCTCGGCTGTGGCCTGCGCTCACCTCAGTGTCTGCTTGCTCGGGGGCTACTTTGCCCTGGGGAGGATCCTGCGCCTCCTGACCAAAGGGAGCCTTGCCCTCCCTGGCACGGAGCTCACCGAGAAGAAGGCCCAGGAGCAGGGCCggggcagcactggcagcaccaACCCCTtcacagcccctgggctgctgctgaacaTGCTGTCAGCCAGTGTCTTCTGCTGCAGGCTCCTGGGCGTCACCCACAGGCTCTTCCTGGGCCAcgtgccctggctgtgggcagctggCACCTTCCAGATTGGCATCTGTGTGCTGTCCTACCGTGCAATGGACGCGCTCATGGCCACGGCCTTTGGCTTCACTTCCATCCTCAAATTCGCTGCAGGTTACTGCCTCCTGTACCCTGcctggcagccagaggagccATCTCTCCCAACCCCATTCCTGGTGGTTTTCTCCATTCTTTTTGCTGTCTTggctctttttctctcccttcagAGCCCTCTGGATGGCCTGTACTTGCTGTTTTTTGTCGCCTACTGCATTGCCTTGGCTTGCAGCcccaggggtttttttgcaggtgGCCCCCAAGGCGTGGCCGTGGCCATTTTTGTGTCCTCGGCCTTGGTGGCTCTGATTCACCTGTACAATGTGAGGGCCAGGGCCAAGATCCCAACAGGGAAGGGGGCTGTGAAGGCCCTCCTTGCTCGCAGCAGCCTCCTGAAGCTCCGGGAGGGCCCAGACCTCCACGCTCCCTACCTGGGCTATTCCAAGTATGCCGATGCAGAGGTCCTTACCTATGCCTGCAGTGTCCTGGCTTCTTTTGCTCTAACAGCCTCAGGAGACCCTCAGGCTCCTCTTGCCACCGTGGTCATTCCATGGCTGGTGGTAGCTGGTGGGATCCTGAAGCTCCTGGGTGGCTCAGTGGCCTTTGCCCGGGGTAAAACCCTGGAGAGCAGTGCCTTCATCCTCTACTCTGTCATGTGGATCATCTGGGGCCTGACAAGGTACAGTGGcctctgtggcactgccagaaGCTTCCACGCAGCCGTGGGCATCATTTCCTTCATGCTCTTCAACAGCTTCATTGTCTTCTGCTCGCTCTTCTTAAACATGGCCTGGTTCTTCTACTCCCTCACATTCATGCTCATCGCTGTCAGCTTCCTGCTGGATGCCATCCATGCTCTTCCCACTGGATACGACATCGCTGCCACCCTTATCTTTGGGCTGGTCAGCTTTTACTGCTtcctggctgccctggccagcagcaccttTGAGGGCTGCTGCTTGCCCATGGGGAGGCCCATCGTGCAGCTCAGTGGTGTTGGGTCAGGAACAAACAAGTGCCTTCACCTGCCTGCCAGGAAAGCCTCCTCAGTCAAGAGAATTGCAG ATATCCTGAGGAACGGTGGCACCTGTGGCATCCCCACGGACACCGTGTACGTGCTGGTGGCCGCCTGCAGCCGGCCTGACGCTGTGGAGAAAGCTCACAG GTCCAAGCGCCAGGCTCAGGATCGCCCCATGTCCCTCTGGATTTCCAGCCTGAAGCAGCTGGAACCTGCCAGGCACTTGTTCACTCCCCTCCTCTGGGACTTCATGGAGGCTGCCTGGCCATCTCCCATTAGCTTGGTCATTCCCAGAG GTGAATGGGTGGATTTCCTGGGAATGAAGGACTCTGCCAAGTACGTTGGAACCCCTCAGAGTGTGGCCATCCGCATTCCCGACTGCTCCGTCACCACACACCTCATCGACCTG GTTGGTCCCATTGTGGTCACATCAGCCAACCCAACGGGAGAGGCTGACACGACCCACCACAACCAAGTGTATGCGAAGCTGGGAGATAAG GTGGATGCAGTTCTTTGTGCTGGGCCTTCTCCAGAGAACATTGCCTCCACCGTGGTGGACTGCACCAAGATCGACAGTGGGAACATCGGATTCTTCCGAGTTGGCATCATCCCCAAGTCTCAG GTACTGCAGATCCTGGAGCAGGTGCAGAAGAAACACCTGGTGGTCCCTAGCAGTGGCCCTTGCCCCACGAAAGGCTGGGAGGAGCTCCAGAGTCGTGGCCATGCTGTGCCCAACggggtgggcagagctgccttGGTGGAGCCGGACCCTGATCCTGATCCCGAGCACCACACCCGCTTCTGA